The segment ttgtgtcttctttattttgtgtctctctgaaggtattttgtgtcttgttgaagtcattttgtatctttttggccattttgtgtctcttataagtcattttgtgtcttgtttggtctttttgtgtctctttgaggtaatttgtgtctgttttgggctttttgtgtctttttgaagccattatctgtctttttttggtcattttgtatgCCTTtgaggtctttttgtgtctccttgaagttattttgtatcttttttggtcatattatgtctttttaaaaccattttgtgtcttttttggccactttgtttctctttgagctcattttgtgtcttttttggtcatttttgtgtctctttgaagtcattttgtgtctctttgggatCATCATCTGtcttttctggtcattttgcatctctttgaagtcattttgtgcctttttgggctgttttgtgtctctttgacatcactttgtgtcttttttggtcattttgtgtttctttgaggtcatttgtgtccttttttggtcattttatgtctctttggaGTTGTTGAAGTCAATTTGTATCTTGTTTtgtccttttgtgtcttttgagctcacttttgtcttttttggtccttttgtgtctctttgaggtcattttgtgtcatttttggttctcattttctgtcttacttggttgttttctgtgtttctttgaggtcatcttctgtctccttgtggtcatgtTATGTCTAGTTGTGGCTGTTCTGCCCCTTTTTGTTGTAAATTGGTCTCTTGGCAGCTCCCTTGCATCTCTATgcagtctttttgtgtctctttgtggttattttgtatctcttccTAGCTGGTATGCATTcatttaagtgacattttgcaggtgggCCCTGACAATTTGGGCCCTGTGCCAAGTagggcctgttcagtaatccatccatggatATTAGTGCGTTTTCTGCTTCATAGAAGACTACAGTATAAACTGAAGCTAACATGATTGTTAAAGGTGCTGCAGAAATGAATCATCAATGTCATCATCCCATTACATGGAGGATGTTCAGGCTGTATGATTGTGATAAAGAGTATTCATGAGGAAAAATACTGATCACAATGACGCTGGGTTTCCTGTTAAAAAAGAAACCTTGGGAAAACCTTGGATGAGATTCAAAATTTAATtgaaattctaaaaaaaataaaatcctgcaaAGAAACCGATCAGTGGTAACAAAATGTGTGAGCCACAGTATAAATTATACTTGGGGGAAGTGACTTATAAGAGAAGAGCACGCAGAGAATCTGAGTCTGTATTGTCAGGAAATGCAGGTTTACATGCAGCACGTCAGTGTCCAGTTTTTCTACTGAGCATCTTCATGTAGCATCCAAAGACGGCAGTACAAATACTTTATAACAAATTTAGTAAAGTCATGCTTTCCAGATCTCACATAAATTCTGGGATCATTTTCCTTTAGGATCCTCATTCACAAAACTGTTCCAGAACCTCTTCCCTTCTTATTTAACTGTCAAACTTTAAGAAGAAATCCACAACCATCCATATTCCAATGAATCATTTGATGCTCTGTTAAAGGTTTCAGTTGACAGTCCATTAGCTGAAAAcaaaattcacaaaaatgatCAATGCATGAGACGATTCTTTCGCTTTTTTAAGACTGGAGTGCTGCCTTTTGggagaaacaaacacatcaaTCAAACTTCCATAGAAACGTTTACAAAAAGAATGTATGAACTCTATATGTGCACATCGTTAGATATATTCTATCATGAAAAATGGTAACATCGCACCATAATGTTTCCAAATCATAGTCCACTCCACATGTGCCTCTCCAGCGTACCAAATAGGAAATGTCTGTTGCTGCATGTCCTGGTGTCATTAACAGCAGTTGTGCTTCCAACAAATCATCATCTGCATTATGCCTTAAAATCTTCCACTCTGTCACATCCCTTTCTTTTTAGTCTGTCAGAGGAAGTCTTTTGACAGTGCCTCTCCAAAGTTGGGTGCAGCCATGAGAATAGCAATGGTACAGATGATGTTGAAAACACTGAATCCCACCAGGCACAGGCGGTCGATGACAGCTGCAGCAAACTGCCACTGCTCCGCCAAGCTGAGCTGCCGGTCCTGCTCCTTAACACGCTCCACCAAAAACTGCACCTCCACCAGAAGAGCCTGCAGCTGGTTGTCCACTGCCACAGATCGAATCACACCGCTGTGGGTGTGTACAGCGGCTGATCTCCCCACTCCGGCCCCAGCCTCTAGGCCACAGGGTCCAGAGGATGTGGTTGATGGGTCAGGGTCCGGGGACAGTTGATTTTCCTGTGGGGGGCTCCCAAACTTGGATGACGGGAGGTGGTGATGGATAGGTGTGTCTCCAGCTGGTCCTCCTGCTGCTCCCACTCCCTCTCCTTCCCCTCCACCTAGTCCACTGTTAACCCTCCCATGACTTGTGGTTCTGTTCCTCTGAACCGGCTCCAGCTCTGCCGTGGTTTGGAAGGTCTGGAAGCCCATGTAAAGCAAGTGGCCATTGGGCTGTGGATGTGGATTGGGGCTGGGTTCTCTGTGGACATGATTAGGGAGGATCACAGCCTGAGAGTTGCGCCGGTGGGGCAGTTGGTGCGACAGAGGGTGGTTGAGCTGAGCTAGACTGGCCTGCAGGGAGTTGAGGCTGGGGGGGAGGATGGGGGGCACTGGCGTGGGGATGGTAGTGGTGGTAGCGGTGGTAGTGGGAGAGGACAAGGTCTTGCTCTGAGAGTCTTGGCAGTTGGAAAGAGGCGGCTCCGCTCCCTCTCCTGGACGCTTCATCCGCAGGAACCAAGGAACCCACTGCAGCAGAACCAAGTGCACCTgacacacaaggacacaaatACTGCTAAAAAATTAAAGTACACAgatgcacattttcacatttaaacacacatcagaTGAGCATAAAGGATACTTCACGGTCAGATTCAACCTAGTGTTGTAGTACTTAACATCAGTCTTGGTCTCAAGACCATTTTTTGAAGGTTACGGTCTTTTTCAGACTCAGCCACATTTTTACTCTTGTCAATCAGTCTCAGACAAAGACGACTCTGGATTTTgcctttgcaaaaaaaaagcagtgtgaATAAAGTCGGTTAAGTAGATATCAGCTCctcagtgtttgtatttgtctgCTCATAgtaaacaaaggaaaattccCACACATAAAATTTCCCTCTGCAAACTCTTTTGATCATTTCATCAAAGCATTTCTCACAGTACACTTATACATAGGCAAATATATGCAGTGTGGCAATAAAGTATGTGAGTGAAGATGAATCAGTGCGGGACTCCCACTAATCTGGTCTTGACATGGTCTCAA is part of the Epinephelus fuscoguttatus linkage group LG8, E.fuscoguttatus.final_Chr_v1 genome and harbors:
- the LOC125893625 gene encoding neuronal acetylcholine receptor subunit alpha-7-like isoform X2 translates to MERPVANDSQALTVQFSFTLMQVMDVDEKNQILTTNAWLQMQWYDHYLQWNQSEYPGVKNLRFTPDQVWTPDILLYNSAHDKFDATFKTNVLVNSSGFCEYLPPGIFVSTCNVDVRWFPFDIQRCELKFGSWTFDGWLLDIQMKEADVSGYMPNGEWDLLEVPGGRHEVFYDCCAEPYPDVTFVVTLRRRTLFYALNLLIPCVLLSSMTLVVFLLPANSGEKISLGITVLLSLTVFMLMVAEIMPATSDSVPLIGQYFASTMVIVGMSVVATVIVLQFHHHNPNSGHMPRWVHLVLLQWVPWFLRMKRPGEGAEPPLSNCQDSQSKTLSSPTTTATTTTIPTPVPPILPPSLNSLQASLAQLNHPLSHQLPHRRNSQAVILPNHVHREPSPNPHPQPNGHLLYMGFQTFQTTAELEPVQRNRTTSHGRVNSGLGGGEGEGVGAAGGPAGDTPIHHHLPSSKFGSPPQENQLSPDPDPSTTSSGPCGLEAGAGVGRSAAVHTHSGVIRSVAVDNQLQALLVEVQFLVERVKEQDRQLSLAEQWQFAAAVIDRLCLVGFSVFNIICTIAILMAAPNFGEALSKDFL
- the LOC125893625 gene encoding CHRNA7-FAM7A fusion protein-like isoform X4; the protein is MWYDHYLQWNQSEYPGVKNLRFTPDQVWTPDILLYNSAHDKFDATFKTNVLVNSSGFCEYLPPGIFVSTCNVDVRWFPFDIQRCELKFGSWTFDGWLLDIQMKEADVSGYMPNGEWDLLEVPGGRHEVFYDCCAEPYPDVTFVVTLRRRTLFYALNLLIPCVLLSSMTLVVFLLPANSGEKISLGITVLLSLTVFMLMVAEIMPATSDSVPLIGQYFASTMVIVGMSVVATVIVLQFHHHNPNSGHMPRWVHLVLLQWVPWFLRMKRPGEGAEPPLSNCQDSQSKTLSSPTTTATTTTIPTPVPPILPPSLNSLQASLAQLNHPLSHQLPHRRNSQAVILPNHVHREPSPNPHPQPNGHLLYMGFQTFQTTAELEPVQRNRTTSHGRVNSGLGGGEGEGVGAAGGPAGDTPIHHHLPSSKFGSPPQENQLSPDPDPSTTSSGPCGLEAGAGVGRSAAVHTHSGVIRSVAVDNQLQALLVEVQFLVERVKEQDRQLSLAEQWQFAAAVIDRLCLVGFSVFNIICTIAILMAAPNFGEALSKDFL
- the LOC125893625 gene encoding CHRNA7-FAM7A fusion protein-like isoform X3, with the translated sequence MQWYDHYLQWNQSEYPGVKNLRFTPDQVWTPDILLYNSAHDKFDATFKTNVLVNSSGFCEYLPPGIFVSTCNVDVRWFPFDIQRCELKFGSWTFDGWLLDIQMKEADVSGYMPNGEWDLLEVPGGRHEVFYDCCAEPYPDVTFVVTLRRRTLFYALNLLIPCVLLSSMTLVVFLLPANSGEKISLGITVLLSLTVFMLMVAEIMPATSDSVPLIGQYFASTMVIVGMSVVATVIVLQFHHHNPNSGHMPRWVHLVLLQWVPWFLRMKRPGEGAEPPLSNCQDSQSKTLSSPTTTATTTTIPTPVPPILPPSLNSLQASLAQLNHPLSHQLPHRRNSQAVILPNHVHREPSPNPHPQPNGHLLYMGFQTFQTTAELEPVQRNRTTSHGRVNSGLGGGEGEGVGAAGGPAGDTPIHHHLPSSKFGSPPQENQLSPDPDPSTTSSGPCGLEAGAGVGRSAAVHTHSGVIRSVAVDNQLQALLVEVQFLVERVKEQDRQLSLAEQWQFAAAVIDRLCLVGFSVFNIICTIAILMAAPNFGEALSKDFL